Genomic window (Leptospira andrefontaineae):
GCTTCTGAACGGACTCGGAGGACTTGCTTCCTTCTTAGTTGGTGGAAACTCCTTAATGGAAATCCTACAACCAGGTCATGACACTAAACAACTTGCAGATCTTCAGTTTACAATCTCCACTGCAGCAACCGGTATTATCGGAGCTGTGACTCTTACAGGAAGTTTGATCGCTTTCGGAAAACTGCAAGGTTTGATCTCTGAAAAAGCGGTTCGTTACTTCGGAGACCAGATCGTAAAAGTTTTATTTTTGATCGGCGCACTTTACTTAGGTTACTTGAATGTAACTGAACCTACTAAGGTTGAGTGGTACTGGTACATCGTACTTGTAGCTTCTATCCTTGGAGTTCTGTTAGTAATTCCAATCGGTGGAGCAGACATGCCGGTGGTAATCGCTCTTCTTAACTCTTATTCAGGACTTGCAGCTTCTGCAACTGGATTCGTTTTGGGAAACAATGTTCTTATTATCTCTGGATCACTTGTTGGAGCTTCCGGTATCCTTCTTACCCAGATTATGTGTAAGGCGATGAACCGCTCTCTTCCAAACGTTCTTTTCGGAGGAATTGGAGCAGCTACTTCTTCCGCTGATTCCGGCGATATCTATACAGGAAAAACAAAAGCAACTTCCGCAGAAGAAGTGGCGATGTTACTTGATATGGCACAAAGAGTGGTTATCGTTCCTGGTTACGGAATGGCAGTTGCACAAGCTCAACACGCAGTTCGCGAACTTTACAACCAACTTACAGATAAGAATATCGAAGTTGAATTCGCGATCCACCCTGTTGCAGGAAGGATGCCTGGTCACATGAACGTTCTATTAGCAGAAGCTGATATTCCTTACGATAAAATGAAGGAAATGGACGAGATCAATCCTACTTTCAACACTGTAGACGTAGTGATCATCAACGGTGCAAACGACGTGGTGAACCCTTTGGCAAAAACAGATCCAGGTTCTCCAATCGCAGGAATGCCGATCCTAGATGTGGACAAAGCAAAAACCATTATCGTGATCAAACGTTCCTTGAGCCCGGGATTTGCAGGAGTTCCTAACCCGCTCTTCATCCAAGAAAACTGCTTAATGTATTTCCAAGATGGTAAAAAAGCCACCCAAGAAATCGTGACTGCACTCAAGGATACCTGATAAGAATTTTCCGAAAATTAACGGAAATGATTCTTGCAAAAGGGAGGCTTTAAGCCTCCCTTTTTTATTGTAGTAAGTCCCAAAACTTAGGCAAGAGGCACCCCATTGGCAGAAAAAAAGGATTATAGCCACGAAGTAAAACTTCATAGATATGGATTTGTTCGTTATTTATTGATCATAATAGGGACCATATCCTTAATTCTGGGAATTATCGGGATCTTCACGCCGGTTTTGCCCACCACTCCATTCTTACTTCTAACCGCGGCTTGTTATGCAAGAGCTTCTCAAAAGTTCTATAACTGGCTGATGAATAATAAATATTTCGGAAGTTTTATCAGAGACTGGAGAATTCACAAAGCCATCCCTCTTAAAGCAAAGATTATTTCTGTTTCTACGATAGTGATCACAATGACGATCAGTGCGATATTTGCGCCTCTTCTTCCTGTTCGGATCGGAATGGCGGTGATAGGTATATGCGTAATTTATTATATTCTTCGCTTTCCGACTAAAAAGGAAGAAGTAACGGAATAATTAATTATAGGGAGAGCGAGAAGGAAGCATATGATACACCTTCGGATCGTTCTCTCGAAGCAGTTCCGCAGTATCCAAAGCCTCTTGGATCTTTAATTTCTTTTCAGGCTCTTCTAACATCCAAGAAGCTACAAAAGATTCAAGCCTTCTGTAATCCTTAATATACACTAAAGATCTGAGGTAGTTGACCCTATCTTCTTCCGAAAGGATCTTAGAGCCGGAAATGATCGAATATATGTTTGCAGATGCCCTGTAATTAGAAGTATGAAAATAAGCGTGAGCTAAAAATCTTTTTTCGTTAAATGGAAGATCAGGGAACTGATTATATAGTTTGATCGCTTTACGGAAATTTTTATCTATATCCATCGCGAGTCTTGCATAGATATATGCAAATTCCCTATGAATAAAACCTTCTTTCGCGAATTCCTTACACTGAGCCAAAGCATCCGCTTTATTTCCTAAAAGAAAATTCACTTTTAGTAAGATCAGTTTTAAGTTTCTATAATTAGGTTTGAGTTCTATTCCCTTCTCGGCTTCCGCTTTTGCTTTTAGATATTGCCCTGTTTCGAAATAAGCCAGAGCCATATTCAATCTGTAAAAAGGATTATAATTCGCGAGCTCCACTGCCTTTTGAAAATAGGAAACGGAAGATTCCCATTTACTTCTTCTGACAAAGATCATTCCGAGCAAATAATAAGATGGATCGTGACTTGGATTGATCTCCACAGCTTTCAAGAGTGCTTTTTTGGATTGTGGATATCTTCCTATCACGTACAAATATGCACCGTTAAGATAATGATATTCCAAACAATCGGGATCCAACTTTTTCAAACGTTCTATATTAGCTTGGGCACGAGCTAGGGCATTGGATCTTAATAGATTGA
Coding sequences:
- a CDS encoding NAD(P)(+) transhydrogenase (Re/Si-specific) subunit beta, whose amino-acid sequence is MEKAYINLIYLVSSILFIIGLKLLSHPKTAVRGNFTGALGMFLAIVGVFFEYGTITQNDIIIIGAALLVGTGIGTFIALKVEMTGMPQLVALLNGLGGLASFLVGGNSLMEILQPGHDTKQLADLQFTISTAATGIIGAVTLTGSLIAFGKLQGLISEKAVRYFGDQIVKVLFLIGALYLGYLNVTEPTKVEWYWYIVLVASILGVLLVIPIGGADMPVVIALLNSYSGLAASATGFVLGNNVLIISGSLVGASGILLTQIMCKAMNRSLPNVLFGGIGAATSSADSGDIYTGKTKATSAEEVAMLLDMAQRVVIVPGYGMAVAQAQHAVRELYNQLTDKNIEVEFAIHPVAGRMPGHMNVLLAEADIPYDKMKEMDEINPTFNTVDVVIINGANDVVNPLAKTDPGSPIAGMPILDVDKAKTIIVIKRSLSPGFAGVPNPLFIQENCLMYFQDGKKATQEIVTALKDT
- a CDS encoding YbaN family protein — translated: MAEKKDYSHEVKLHRYGFVRYLLIIIGTISLILGIIGIFTPVLPTTPFLLLTAACYARASQKFYNWLMNNKYFGSFIRDWRIHKAIPLKAKIISVSTIVITMTISAIFAPLLPVRIGMAVIGICVIYYILRFPTKKEEVTE
- a CDS encoding tetratricopeptide repeat protein: MIICRKKLSALLLGSILLFGVGLGSKETETSDENQSIIAPSPEGELPLPPQPTDQSEVSRRKYQILALNTETINLLRSNALARAQANIERLKKLDPDCLEYHYLNGAYLYVIGRYPQSKKALLKAVEINPSHDPSYYLLGMIFVRRSKWESSVSYFQKAVELANYNPFYRLNMALAYFETGQYLKAKAEAEKGIELKPNYRNLKLILLKVNFLLGNKADALAQCKEFAKEGFIHREFAYIYARLAMDIDKNFRKAIKLYNQFPDLPFNEKRFLAHAYFHTSNYRASANIYSIISGSKILSEEDRVNYLRSLVYIKDYRRLESFVASWMLEEPEKKLKIQEALDTAELLRENDPKVYHMLPSRSPYN